One Micromonospora sp. FIMYZ51 genomic window carries:
- a CDS encoding lantibiotic dehydratase has translation MTVSTLLPYGTRWSLVPSVFARVAGMPFDWLEIDAPDDYAAARAAGEQALGRILREPAFTAALTWQNRDMLRQATRNLGSARGWRRREAQRRLWAYAARYCAKNDTIGFFGPIVWGSIVAGATEIGPVTGRMRRRGVFFEHWALRAVAAALETRHGLGPWTAPRLAAGVTVVPDGVLLADGSPLRLDVLSRRVVELADGSRTGDDLLAELSDADAAEVRSVLARLRAMGVLTAGLVVPRRLDAEVALRGQLLRVGDPVRRTAALADLASLVAARDRVAAGGELGDALEELDAVFERICDQAAVRSDAGQFYAGRQPVYEDCLGDLPVRLGMDLLDGIRPALELLLHGASWFTREVAREFTRLAADVVRTREVSPGLGVPLAEVLDKIGPASAWGVDSPADAAAARLRQKWRSLLLRDVPAGQRRVTHHSADLRAAVDHTFDHDPAAWRGMRWFSPDLMLAATPTGELFAVLGELHPAANTMEVLAADAWHPDRAALHDWIDDAGGDDRVIPLYPLDHEQVNSRTVPPPAYLPPSASYLGLGTGPAYHPRGSRLLPVSALRVVTDGDTVTVRSVTDPGWSADLAGVLADFVANAAATRFGLLPAAAHRPRVTIDDLVVQRESWTLTHDELPDTSLPPERLHHALRRVCAEHGMPRHLFATVHGERKPFHVDLANPLSAEVLLSQLRSGRRRDPDGTVTLAEMLPGPDQLWLTDERGRRYTAEFRLACVERR, from the coding sequence GTGACGGTCTCCACCCTGCTGCCGTACGGCACGAGATGGTCGCTCGTGCCGTCGGTGTTCGCCCGGGTCGCGGGGATGCCGTTCGACTGGCTCGAGATCGACGCGCCGGACGACTACGCGGCGGCCCGTGCGGCAGGCGAGCAGGCACTTGGCCGGATCCTCCGCGAGCCGGCCTTCACCGCGGCGCTGACCTGGCAGAACCGCGACATGCTCCGGCAGGCCACGCGCAACCTCGGCTCGGCGCGCGGGTGGCGGCGTCGCGAGGCGCAGCGCCGGCTCTGGGCGTACGCGGCGCGTTACTGCGCCAAGAACGACACCATCGGCTTCTTCGGCCCGATCGTGTGGGGATCGATCGTCGCCGGTGCCACCGAGATCGGCCCGGTGACCGGCCGGATGCGTCGGCGCGGAGTGTTCTTCGAGCACTGGGCGTTGCGGGCGGTCGCCGCCGCCCTGGAGACCCGCCACGGGCTCGGCCCGTGGACCGCCCCACGGCTGGCCGCCGGTGTGACGGTCGTGCCGGACGGAGTGCTGCTCGCCGACGGCAGCCCGCTGCGCCTCGACGTGCTGTCCCGGCGGGTCGTCGAGCTCGCCGACGGCAGCCGGACCGGTGACGACCTGCTTGCCGAACTGTCGGACGCGGACGCGGCGGAGGTGCGGTCCGTGCTGGCCAGGCTGCGCGCCATGGGCGTGCTCACCGCCGGCCTGGTCGTGCCGCGGCGCCTCGACGCCGAGGTGGCGTTGCGCGGTCAGCTCCTGCGTGTCGGCGACCCGGTGCGCCGCACTGCCGCCCTGGCCGACCTTGCCTCGCTGGTCGCCGCGCGTGACCGGGTGGCGGCTGGCGGCGAGCTGGGCGACGCGCTCGAGGAACTCGACGCGGTCTTCGAGCGGATCTGCGACCAGGCCGCAGTGCGCTCCGACGCCGGCCAGTTCTACGCCGGACGCCAGCCCGTCTACGAGGACTGTCTCGGCGACCTGCCGGTGCGCCTGGGCATGGACCTGCTCGACGGGATCCGCCCGGCGCTGGAGCTGCTGCTGCACGGCGCCTCGTGGTTCACCCGCGAGGTGGCCCGGGAGTTCACCCGGCTCGCCGCCGACGTGGTGCGGACCCGGGAAGTCTCGCCCGGCCTCGGTGTGCCCCTGGCCGAGGTGCTCGACAAGATCGGCCCGGCCAGCGCCTGGGGTGTGGACTCGCCGGCCGACGCCGCTGCGGCGCGGCTGCGACAGAAATGGCGGTCCCTGCTGCTCCGCGACGTCCCGGCCGGGCAGCGTCGCGTCACGCACCACTCCGCCGACCTGCGTGCGGCGGTCGACCACACCTTCGACCACGATCCGGCCGCCTGGCGCGGCATGCGATGGTTCAGCCCCGATCTGATGCTCGCGGCGACGCCCACCGGTGAGCTGTTCGCCGTCCTCGGCGAGTTGCACCCGGCGGCAAACACCATGGAGGTGCTCGCCGCCGATGCGTGGCATCCCGACCGGGCGGCGCTGCACGACTGGATCGACGATGCGGGCGGCGACGACCGGGTCATCCCGCTCTATCCGCTTGATCACGAGCAGGTCAACTCGCGTACGGTGCCACCGCCCGCCTACCTGCCGCCCTCGGCGTCCTACCTGGGGCTCGGCACCGGCCCGGCCTACCACCCCCGGGGATCGCGGCTCCTGCCCGTCTCGGCCCTGCGGGTGGTGACCGACGGGGACACCGTGACCGTGCGGTCGGTGACCGATCCGGGCTGGTCCGCCGACCTGGCCGGGGTGCTTGCCGACTTCGTGGCCAACGCCGCCGCGACCCGCTTCGGCCTGCTACCCGCCGCCGCCCACCGGCCGCGCGTGACAATCGACGATCTGGTCGTGCAGCGCGAGAGCTGGACCCTCACCCACGACGAGCTGCCCGACACGAGCCTGCCTCCCGAACGGCTGCACCACGCGCTGCGCCGCGTCTGCGCGGAGCACGGTATGCCCCGGCACCTGTTCGCCACCGTTCACGGCGAGCGCAAGCCGTTCCACGTCGACCTTGCCAACCCGCTGTCGGCAGAGGTCCTGCTCTCGCAGCTGCGCTCCGGCCGCCGCCGCGACCCGGACGGGACCGTCACGCTCGCCGAGATGCTGCCTGGCCCGGACCAGCTGTGGCTGACCGACGAGCGGGGTCGGCGCTACACCGCCGAGTTCCGCCTAGCCTGTGTGGAGCGCCGATGA
- a CDS encoding MbtH family protein, with the protein MALFDEDDDTIIYTVVVNHEEQYSVWPVDRPIPDGWREDGVSGRIRECLDHIEKVWVDMRPLSLRRALEPR; encoded by the coding sequence ATGGCGCTGTTTGACGAGGACGACGACACCATCATCTACACCGTCGTGGTCAACCACGAGGAGCAGTACTCGGTGTGGCCGGTCGACCGGCCGATCCCGGACGGCTGGCGCGAGGACGGCGTGAGCGGCCGGATCCGCGAGTGCCTCGACCACATCGAGAAGGTCTGGGTGGACATGCGTCCGCTGAGCCTGCGCCGTGCCCTGGAGCCGCGGTGA
- a CDS encoding condensation domain-containing protein: MTQASPVEAIFPLTPLQEAMLLESLDAGDARAYLSQVRYTLDGDLDTDALAEAWTAAAAKHEALRACVAYTGLTQAVEAVYREPRELFAVAEGVFDDDALDTWLTADLDAGFDLERAPLHRVRVLRRADGGWEMVWTSHHIMIDGWSIPIVISDVFVGYGLRRAGRPIELTPAPSYRAYVAWAAGRDPASALAHWRRALRGFREPTPLPAPLPGTARAGRGMIEATLTPAESAALTARAKRERVTLNTLAQAAWAVVLARFAGRDDVLFGATVSGRPATLPGAETMVGLFINTLPVRVRIAGRVPVTTWLQDLQRRFLAGREFEEMSLRDIRAACAVPRDQGLFHSIVVVENYPLITDSRFSDRQPPLGVRAATSREELAHPLVLSVTSGDRVTVELFHDHARVAPIAAGAMLDGFLAVLRRLAGDPDTTVPELLDAVPAAPPLAIPSGVDGSPVLVPVAVRAVAAASPHAVAVVDGTRRLTYGELVAAAETGAARLREHGAGPGRAVALIAERSADRVVAMLAVWFAGSQFIALDPAWPAARVTALLESTAPALVVSDDGDITTASLSAGPPGDDAAPVSPAEAAYTIFTSGTSGQPKPVVVPHGALAAAVAGWEAAHDFAGRTERHLHLQNPAFDVAIAEVLRALCAGRTLVIAARAVGDDPAALLDLLLDEEIDVVDLPPSLLRPLLDEAELSGQRLDQLSTVLVGGEAWHAADYLRLTQLTGAATRVINAYGITETGIDNAYAVLRGVGRTDPLWLDSTYPGTEAFLVDGRGRPVPRGARGEVWLAGRTLARGYDGDPARTAIRFVPDERPGQRGGRAYRTGDAGTIDDRGRLFLLGRLDAQLSVNGHRIEPQEVEAVLRSHPQVTGAAVTVRDGRLVAFVTGDADGDVLRRHAAAVLPSYAVPAVARIDVLPVTANGKLDRAALPQWTGPQPTGHVAAATPTEQALVEVWEEVLGVTGIGVRDNFFDLGGDSIAGLRVKGRAAGRGIDLQPRDVFSHQTIAELAAHVDAAAPTPQAEHAASGTNIPLLPVQRIFLDEAGADPAHYDMVQGIQLDRELDPSTLREALIAVARRHGALRLRFDRTSTGWQQWLTGEPQVTFRLIDQRAEPRPHDDVVAGLRACADLATAPPWSGTMVLDPGRTTLYLAVHHLVMDIYSWRIIVEDLLRAYAGQLDGEPSPGYPEYALAAAAETARIRDLASDWLAVVGTPRPVPVTGEGPNTLGGVRSSTASASREATARLHRLRAPGATASPVLTTLLAALSRAYGRWTGEDLYLFVESHGRDGSFGGVDVSATVGWFTALYPVTVRYRPEISYAGVWQEVRRLLEAVPQPVSSFGLLHRSAELTGAPSALTGLALPQIAFNHTGTMSADTAARDGLTVLPVPALTADPSTGRDQLIDIESGIADGRLEFAVNYSSAHFDQGSIEKFAALFVDELENLPDDIEEEDSHGAV, encoded by the coding sequence ATGACCCAGGCCAGTCCGGTCGAGGCCATCTTCCCGCTGACCCCGCTTCAGGAGGCCATGCTGCTGGAATCGCTCGATGCCGGCGACGCGCGGGCCTACCTCAGCCAGGTCCGTTACACCCTCGACGGTGACCTCGACACCGACGCGCTCGCCGAGGCGTGGACGGCAGCGGCGGCCAAGCACGAGGCACTGCGAGCCTGCGTGGCCTACACCGGGTTGACCCAGGCGGTGGAGGCGGTCTACCGCGAGCCGCGCGAGCTGTTCGCGGTGGCCGAGGGGGTGTTCGACGACGACGCGCTCGACACCTGGCTGACCGCGGACCTCGACGCCGGGTTCGACCTGGAACGGGCGCCGCTGCACCGGGTCCGGGTGCTGCGCCGGGCCGACGGCGGCTGGGAGATGGTGTGGACCTCGCACCACATCATGATCGATGGCTGGTCCATCCCGATCGTGATCAGCGACGTCTTCGTCGGCTACGGCCTGCGCCGCGCGGGACGGCCGATCGAGCTGACCCCGGCGCCCAGCTACCGGGCGTACGTCGCCTGGGCGGCCGGTCGTGACCCGGCCTCTGCGCTCGCGCACTGGCGGCGGGCGTTGCGTGGGTTCCGTGAGCCGACGCCGTTGCCGGCACCGTTGCCGGGGACGGCCAGGGCCGGCCGCGGCATGATCGAAGCGACGCTCACCCCAGCGGAGTCAGCGGCGCTGACCGCCCGGGCCAAGCGGGAGCGGGTCACGCTCAACACCCTGGCCCAGGCCGCGTGGGCGGTGGTGCTGGCCCGGTTCGCCGGACGCGACGACGTGCTCTTCGGGGCCACCGTGTCGGGACGGCCGGCGACGCTGCCCGGCGCGGAGACCATGGTGGGGCTGTTCATCAACACGTTGCCGGTGCGGGTGCGCATCGCCGGGCGGGTGCCGGTCACGACGTGGTTGCAGGATCTGCAACGGCGGTTCCTCGCGGGGCGCGAATTCGAGGAGATGTCGCTGCGGGACATCCGGGCGGCCTGCGCGGTGCCCCGCGATCAGGGACTTTTCCACAGCATCGTGGTGGTGGAGAACTATCCGCTGATCACGGACAGCCGGTTCTCCGACCGGCAGCCGCCGCTGGGCGTACGGGCGGCGACGTCCCGTGAAGAGCTGGCGCATCCGCTGGTGCTGAGCGTGACCTCGGGCGACCGGGTCACGGTGGAACTCTTCCACGATCACGCCCGGGTCGCCCCGATCGCGGCGGGCGCGATGCTCGACGGGTTCCTGGCGGTGTTGCGCCGGCTGGCCGGCGACCCGGACACCACAGTGCCGGAGCTGCTCGACGCGGTGCCCGCCGCCCCACCGCTGGCCATACCGTCCGGTGTGGACGGTTCGCCGGTGCTGGTTCCCGTGGCCGTCCGGGCCGTCGCGGCGGCCTCTCCGCACGCGGTCGCGGTGGTGGACGGGACGCGGCGGCTCACCTACGGCGAACTGGTCGCGGCGGCTGAAACGGGGGCGGCGCGGCTGCGGGAGCACGGTGCCGGGCCGGGCCGGGCGGTCGCGCTGATCGCCGAACGGTCCGCCGACCGGGTGGTCGCGATGCTTGCCGTCTGGTTCGCCGGCAGCCAGTTCATCGCGCTGGACCCGGCGTGGCCGGCGGCCCGCGTCACCGCCCTGCTGGAGTCCACCGCGCCCGCCCTTGTCGTGTCCGACGACGGCGACATCACGACCGCCTCGCTGAGCGCGGGTCCGCCGGGCGACGATGCCGCGCCGGTCTCCCCGGCCGAGGCCGCGTACACGATCTTCACCTCCGGGACGTCCGGGCAGCCCAAGCCCGTCGTCGTCCCGCACGGCGCGCTCGCCGCCGCGGTGGCCGGGTGGGAGGCCGCGCACGACTTCGCCGGACGCACCGAGCGGCACCTGCACCTGCAAAACCCGGCGTTCGACGTGGCGATCGCCGAGGTGCTGCGGGCACTGTGCGCGGGCCGCACGCTGGTCATCGCCGCACGGGCGGTAGGTGACGACCCGGCGGCGCTGCTCGACCTGCTGCTCGACGAGGAGATCGACGTGGTGGACCTGCCGCCGAGCCTGCTGCGGCCACTGCTCGACGAGGCGGAACTGTCCGGGCAGCGGCTGGACCAGCTCAGCACGGTGCTGGTCGGAGGGGAGGCCTGGCACGCGGCCGACTACCTGCGTCTCACCCAGCTCACCGGCGCGGCCACCCGGGTGATCAACGCGTACGGCATCACCGAGACCGGGATCGACAACGCGTACGCCGTGCTGCGCGGGGTGGGCCGCACCGATCCGCTCTGGCTGGACAGCACCTATCCGGGGACGGAAGCGTTCCTGGTGGACGGCCGAGGCAGGCCGGTGCCGCGCGGCGCCCGGGGCGAGGTGTGGCTCGCCGGGAGGACCCTGGCCCGAGGTTACGACGGCGACCCGGCCCGCACCGCGATACGTTTCGTGCCGGACGAGCGTCCCGGGCAGCGCGGCGGCCGGGCCTACCGCACCGGCGACGCGGGCACCATTGACGACCGTGGGCGGTTGTTCCTGCTGGGCCGCCTCGACGCGCAGCTCTCCGTGAACGGCCACCGCATCGAGCCGCAGGAGGTCGAGGCGGTGCTGCGGTCGCACCCCCAGGTGACCGGCGCGGCGGTGACGGTCCGGGACGGGCGGCTCGTGGCGTTCGTGACCGGCGACGCCGATGGCGACGTGCTGCGGCGGCACGCGGCGGCGGTGCTCCCGTCCTACGCGGTGCCGGCCGTGGCTCGCATCGACGTGCTGCCGGTGACCGCGAACGGCAAGCTCGACCGCGCCGCCCTGCCGCAGTGGACCGGCCCGCAGCCGACCGGGCACGTCGCCGCAGCCACCCCGACCGAGCAGGCTCTCGTCGAGGTCTGGGAGGAGGTGCTCGGGGTCACCGGGATCGGGGTGCGGGACAACTTCTTCGACCTGGGCGGCGACTCGATCGCCGGCCTGCGGGTCAAGGGCCGGGCCGCCGGGCGCGGCATCGACCTTCAGCCGCGGGACGTCTTCAGTCACCAGACGATCGCCGAACTGGCCGCACACGTCGACGCCGCCGCGCCCACGCCGCAGGCCGAGCACGCCGCGTCCGGTACGAACATCCCGCTGCTGCCGGTGCAGCGGATCTTCCTGGACGAGGCCGGTGCCGACCCGGCGCACTACGACATGGTCCAGGGCATCCAACTCGACCGGGAGCTGGACCCGTCGACGCTGCGGGAGGCGCTGATCGCGGTCGCCCGCCGACACGGCGCGCTGCGGTTGCGTTTCGACCGCACCTCGACCGGTTGGCAACAGTGGCTCACCGGTGAACCGCAGGTCACCTTCCGGCTGATCGACCAGCGTGCGGAGCCGCGCCCGCACGACGACGTGGTGGCCGGTCTGCGCGCCTGCGCTGACCTCGCCACAGCGCCACCCTGGTCCGGCACGATGGTGCTCGACCCCGGGCGGACGACGCTCTACCTGGCCGTGCACCACCTGGTCATGGACATCTACTCGTGGCGGATCATCGTCGAGGACCTGCTACGGGCCTATGCGGGGCAGCTCGACGGCGAGCCGTCCCCCGGCTACCCGGAGTACGCCCTGGCCGCGGCGGCCGAGACCGCGCGGATCCGCGACCTGGCGTCCGACTGGCTCGCCGTGGTGGGCACACCCCGGCCGGTTCCGGTCACCGGGGAAGGCCCCAACACGCTCGGCGGCGTTCGCAGTTCGACCGCGTCGGCCTCCCGTGAGGCCACCGCACGGCTGCACCGGTTGCGCGCTCCCGGCGCCACGGCCAGCCCGGTGCTCACCACGCTGCTCGCGGCGCTGTCCCGCGCGTACGGCCGGTGGACCGGCGAGGACCTCTACCTCTTCGTGGAGAGCCACGGGCGGGACGGGTCCTTCGGCGGGGTGGACGTCAGCGCGACAGTCGGCTGGTTCACCGCGCTCTACCCGGTCACCGTGCGCTACCGGCCCGAGATCTCGTACGCCGGTGTCTGGCAGGAGGTCCGGCGGCTGCTCGAAGCCGTACCCCAGCCGGTCTCGTCCTTCGGCCTGCTGCACCGCAGCGCCGAGCTGACCGGCGCACCGTCGGCCCTCACCGGCCTGGCGTTGCCACAGATCGCGTTCAACCACACCGGCACGATGTCCGCCGACACCGCAGCGCGCGACGGCCTCACCGTGCTGCCGGTGCCCGCGCTGACCGCCGACCCCAGCACCGGCCGCGACCAGCTCATCGACATCGAGAGCGGCATCGCCGACGGGCGGCTGGAGTTCGCCGTCAACTACAGCTCCGCACACTTCGATCAGGGCTCGATCGAGAAGTTCGCCGCCCTGTTCGTCGACGAACTCGAGAACCTGCCGGACGACATCGAGGAGGAGGACAGCCATGGCGCTGTTTGA